The sequence GCGTTCGCTCGCGCTCGCACGTTCGGTCGAGCCGCAGTAGGTGACCCAGGCGTCACACACCTCGGCGGTGTCGGCGGCGTGGTTGTCCCCCAGCAAGACGGCGTCGAAGTCGACGGTCGATTCGGTGAGCAGGCGTTCGGTGTCCCACTCGCCGTGGGGGAACGGTTCGAACAGCCCGTGGCTCACGAGGGCGGCGTGTTCGGCCTCCTCGGGGACGGGATCGAACTCGTACTCGAGGTCCCCGCGCCGCGATCGGGGGACGAAGTCGAGGCCGTAGAGGGCGACGTCGCCGACGAGGTGAGGTGAGCCGTCGAGGCGGGTGGCCAGTCCGAGGTCGGCAAAGAGGTCCAGCCACTGGGCGTCGCGTTTGCCCTCGTGGTTGCCGACGACGGCGAGAAAGGGGATCTCGGCGTCGGCGAGCGTCCGGAGGACGGCGACGGTACCCTGCAGGTCGACCAGACTCGGTCGACGGTCGTGAAACAGGTCGCCGGCGTGGACCACCGCGTCGACGTCGTCGGCGACGGCGTCTGCAGCGACGTTCTGGAACGCCTCGAGAAAATCCCGTCGGCGCGTGGGCGAGTTGTACTGTTGATAACCGATGTGGGTATCGCCCGTGTGAAGTACCCGGGTCATTGACGAGTCCTTCGCAAGCGGGACCTAAATGGATTCCGCGACCGCGGTGAAAGTGATAGCGAGAACGATCGACGCCAGTATCGCCCGGACTGGCTCGAGGTCGTTAGCCGTCGATCTCGAGAGTGTAGAGGCGCTTTCGCGCGTCGGAGAAGGAAAACCGCGAGTCGATGACGTTCTGCTCGTCGAGGCGGTTCAGGGCGTAACGAACCGTTCGCGAGGGCAGCAACGTCTCTTCTGCGATCTCCTGCTGGGTCATCGTGTCGTTATACTCGAGGACTTTCGCGACGAGTTTCGCACTCGGCGGGAGGTCTCGGACGTCCTCCCAGCTCCCTCGTTGCTCTGTGTCGCCGTGGACGGGCTCTGTTGCACTCATCGTACCTCGACTAACCGAATACAGAGTAATAATATTTTCTGTTTCAGATTATGCTTCTTGGTTATCCTCGACAGGCGAAACTGAATCGACCCGAAGCCTCTTATGAACCAGCCCCCAAGTGGCTGCTGATGAGCGACACTGTGGACGACGTCGACCTCCCATACGACGAGGACGAGGCGTCCCAACAGGAGAAGATCCAGGCGCTCGAGGAACGGCTGGAGATCCTCGAGACGCAAAACGAGGAGATGCGTGACAAGCTCCTCGACGCGAACGCCGAGAACAACAAGTACCAGCAGAAACTCGAGCGACTGACCCACGAGAACAAGAAGCTAAAGCAGTCGCCGCTGTTCGTCGCCACGGTCCAGGAGATCACCGACGACGGCGTGATCATCAAACAGCACGGCAACAACCAGGAGGCCCTGACCGAGGTCACCGAGGAGATGCGCGAGGAACTCGAGCCGGACGACCGGGTCGCGGTGAACAACTCCCTCTCTATCGTCAAGACCCTCTCCGGCGAGACC is a genomic window of Natrarchaeobaculum aegyptiacum containing:
- a CDS encoding MarR family transcriptional regulator; translation: MSATEPVHGDTEQRGSWEDVRDLPPSAKLVAKVLEYNDTMTQQEIAEETLLPSRTVRYALNRLDEQNVIDSRFSFSDARKRLYTLEIDG